The Actinomadura graeca nucleotide sequence GCCTCGCCAAGCGGACCACGGCGTTCACCGCGAAGACCGCTTTCACCGGGCGCACCGCGCTGAGCACTGCGGGGAACCTTCGGCGGCGATGCGGTCGGAACGGACCACGACGCCGCCGCGGAGGGCGAGGAGTTCCGCAACTGGTGGCCAAGGACCACACTGGTCATCACAATGACGAGTATCAGGACGACGCCAAAGATCCAGTAAAACTTGCGGGACGCTTTTCGGGGTGAGGCCGGTATTTGAGGCATACTGGCAGTCAAGCCCGCGCGAAGTTGCCACCGCGTATCGAATTTTCGATACACCGACGATATACGCCGTCCCGTAGCATCGATCGTATGCGGGTGTTGTGAGAACGCCGGCCCGTTCATCAACGCCGTGCGCATGACGACCTCGGCACTGCGCAAGCGTCTCGGCGGCCCCTGGATCGCCGCCACCGTTCCCGGCGTCGGCTCCGCATCGGCACGCGGCCAGAGGCCGGACACGAGGGAGAAGACCGTGGAGAGAGCACCCGGGTTGAGCGTCCGCCTC carries:
- a CDS encoding M15 family metallopeptidase; translated protein: MSGLWPRADAEPTPGTVAAIQGPPRRLRSAEVVMRTALMNGPAFSQHPHTIDATGRRISSVYRKFDTRWQLRAGLTASMPQIPASPRKASRKFYWIFGVVLILVIVMTSVVLGHQLRNSSPSAAASWSVPTASPPKVPRSAQRGAPGESGLRGERRGPLGEADGVVPDGVTVFDDEVPAVANLDPALLRALRRAAADAANDRITFYVNSGWRSPAYQNKLLREAVSKYGSKEEAARWVSTAATSLHVKGKAVDIGRSNATEWLSEHGAEYGLCQIYRNETWHYELRPDAIDRGCPPMYADPTQDPRMRK